accacactctcgactctgatctccagcatccgcagttctcactttctccttacctggtctggcctacatctgactaTAGATCTACagtcatgtggttgactctgaactattCTCTTGGCAATTGGGGATGGCCTGACCAGCAataccctcatcctatgaatgaaataATAAAACAGAGACTCCTGCTTTTAACAGTGATGAGATTATGCCAGAATTAGCTGGCGGACTCATTTCAGTTCACCACAGTGAGCATCATTGCGAATCAGAAGCAACACTCTACATAAATTTAAGCTACCAAGGATACATGTGAATGTGGTACAAGACCCCTCAAGCCTTCCCTGCCATTAAATAAGATgatgactgatctgattttaacctcaaccctCCATTCCTATATCTCCCAATTTTTGTttatccccttggtaatcaataATCTGgcacatgtgataataataaagcaaatcaaaccaaatctacctttgccttaaaatttgttaaagattctgcatcacagctttttgaggaaggaaattccaaagtCTGAGATATTTTTCAAGAAAAGGATTCTGCCCAGTTTTGTGAATAGTCATTTAGGAAACCTGGCAGTTAGATATTATAAATCCAtattttatttttagtttgtAATGACGCAGTGGTAGGTTCCCTAGCTCTGTATCAGGAGCTACTGGTTTCAGTTTCAAGCCTGGACTTGCTGACGATGGAAAATGTGTTTACCGTGTGGGCAAACAAGTTGATGGCCAACGTGAAATTTGATCAGGATAAGAAACGTGCATTGATATTTTTGATCTTTCTCACAATTTTCTGTAAAATTATCAAAGATTTCCATGAGGTAGTGATACACTGGTGACTCCTTTGTTATAATTCCTacctgatttttgttttctttctcggGTTCCTTTTCAGCTATCTGCACAGAGTGATGTGGTTTTGCGAGTAATTCAGAGGATTTGTgacaagagaaaaagaaatgtgcTAAGCTTTGGCTACGCATGTGTAAACGAATCAAGCTTCATACCTATTCGATCAGCCCCCAACATCTGTAGTTACCAACCCAATCCCACCACAGTTACCATCAAGAACAGCATCCTGTGGAAAACACTGCTCAGCCGAATTGGAGATGACGTCATGATGTATCTGTTGGAGCATTGCTCCCTGTTTATGTTGGTTCCACCAAGCTGCTGCTTTCAGTTGTGCGGAGTTCCCATCTATAGCCTCACTGCAAGTGGCACTAAACTCCCTTCTACCTGGCTGAGACAGAACCCAGCCAAACACTGGTGCAGTCTTTCATTAAAGTGTGTCCAAAAGAAAGTCCAGTTTTATAAAGGGATCCTGTCAAAGGGCAGGAAACAGAAGGAGAGATTGGCAGGAGCCGCCAATGGAACACGAGCTGCTGTGTCTAGCAGGCAGATACATCGAGGAACCCGAAGTGTTCCTGAGAGAAACCCCACCAAGAGGCCTAGACTCGAAGGTGTTGTCAGCAGGTGGCCATCAAAGGTCACTACGGATGTAAAGTCGCTGAAAAGATGTCGGAGTGATGATGACGCTGTGCCTCTTGCAAAGAGGTCAAAGGGCAGGCAGCCGTCAGGGTGGGTGGTAGGTGCAGCAGTTCACTCAACAGAAGATCTGGAAAGTAAGTCAAATAAACCTTCAGAAATAACTGAGCAATCTAGCACGCCAACTGATCGACCAAGTAATGGAGCCTGTGAATGGAAAGGAAAAGATAGTAACATCGATAAATGTGAACCCAAAGGTCTTCAATACAGCGCACGTGTGAGCACAAGGGAGGAAAGCCCTGGGGTAGGCTACAGAACACAAGGTTCTGCTGCCAAAGCAGCCAAAGTGATTGAGGAAGGAGGAATTGAAAGCAATAGGACGGGATACTTCATGTGTAATGAAGCGATTATTTCTTCTGTTGATCCTGTTGTGGCtcaaagagaaaattcagagcagacaaggCCACAGGCTAAAAACTCAATGGGAGGACATGATTCTGTGAGGACTGGTAATAACCCAAcggttgcagatactggagaacaACAAAAGAGTAAGGAGGTAGACCAAGTTAGAATCAGAGACTCTAATCAAGGTGGCAGATTCACAGCTAGAATTGTAAGCAATATGCAAATTTGTAAATCTACTTCTGGAAAGAACATTGATGCACTCagacagtgtgaaggaacagatagTCTCTTCCCAAGCCCTCTATATGCTAGACAATCATCGCAAACCTCTACAAATGTCAAACCGACGAAGAATAGAAGAAAATGGGCTACAACTTATATTGAAAGAGGAAATATAATGTATTGCACTAATCGCAGGGAACGTTTGCCTAACACGTTTATACTAAATCAATTACAGGGGTTCAGCACAGGCAGTCAAAGGCTGGTGCAATCTATCTTCTTGAACAGTGATACATTTGAGAAGAAGGAAACACAGGTGCAGCCTAACAGTTACTGGAGAAAGAAGAGATTTCCAAAGCGCTACTGGCAAATGAGAGACATTTTCTTTAGATTGCTGGGGAATCATAAGAAGTGCCCTTATCTGCAGCTGTTGACTAGAAATTGCTCTGTGAATGTCCGGAAAAGAAGAAAGATCTTTGGTGCTTCACGTGTTGTGAGAAACACTGGCTCAAATTCTTTTCCCATCAGAAAGGTGGATTGCTGTAGTCATGATGTAGAGTCAAAAGCTAATGGTCCTATTGGTGAAACCAttcacccaactccaaaacaggGTCAATTATTGAGTAAGAATGTCAAGGATCATAattcaatgagaacagatcctCGTGGACATGGTTCTGCTGTTGAAAGCAACTTGGAGGAGCGAGCGGACCCTTTGAGGTCTTTGCATCATCTTGACCTATGGTCTCAGACAGATCATCTACCTGAAGCTGTAGCAATGAAACATGAAGCAAACAGCAAGGTCACTGTGTCTATAGACTCTGACCGGATTGAAGGTTCTCCTGGCTCGGACATAGACTTGCTGCATTTGCTGAAGCAGCACAGCAGTCCACTTCAGGTCCACCGATTTGTGAGAGAATGTCTGCTCAGGGTGGTACCAGATGAACTGTGGGGCTCCAACCACAACAAATGCAGGTTCCTGAAGAACGTGAAGAAGTTTATTTCCTTGGGGAGGTTTGACAAATTCTCTTGCAGTGAGCTAATGTGGAAGATGAGGGTGAATGATTGTACATGGCTTCGGCTAACCAAAGGTAATCCATAATCAAActcaacagtagtagacttgccaattttaagggcatttaaatggttattggataggcACAAGGATGAAactggaatagtgcaggttagacgggcttcagattagtttcacaggttggcgcaacatcgagggccgaagggcctgtactgcactgtaatgttctacgttctattaATTAAACTATTTggggtggaatggtggctcagtggttagcgctgctgcctcacagtgccagggactctgttttgattccagcctcaggagactgtctgtgtagagtttgcacattttccccgtgtctgtacaggtttcctccaggtgttccagtttacCCCCACAGTCTGACGATGGGtaaggtaggtggattggccatgctaaattgcctatggtgtccagggatgtgcaggattagccatgggaaatgcaggattacagggatggggtaagtctggttggaatgctcttcagagggtcggtgtggacttgatggatcaaatagcctgcttccacgttAGGGATTCGATGATTAATTGTCTCATAATGTCATCTAGAACTAACCAGTTTCATTTCTCACAACTAATGTGTTGCTGAAGGCCATTAAGTTGGTTAGGTTAAGTCTATGATCAGTTTTTCAATCTTTGCATGTCAGCGAGAGGTGCTGTTGTACCATGCACTGTCGCAGTTGGAGCATGAGTAGACTCTTACCTTTATGGAGCTGCTGCTTTGTAGATTAGTGCTAATAGACACTTGAAACAATCTTTACAACGTCACAAGCACCCATCGATCCTAATTCCTTTTGGGGAAGATCttaaactcaattaaatttgtgtGATCCAAACTGACAGCCTGAATGTGCCTGATTATTGTAGATGTAAGTCTAGTGCCTGTTCATGGTTGCACTTGTTTAACCCAACTTTCTTTTATATCTAAAGGAGTTCTTTTgtcttccagtgccacactttgttCCTGCATCAGAGCACCAGCTGCGTGAAGAAATCCTGGCGAAGTTTCTCGTTTGGTTAATGGGCACCTATGTGGTACAACTGCTCAAGTCTTTCTTCTACATCACGGAGACAACATTCATGAAAAACATGCTTTTCTACTACAGAAAATGTGTCTGGAATGAGGTGCAGAGGATTGGTATCTGGTAAGGATTAAGCTGTCATATCACTATAACCTGAACCATTCTGGCTCTCAAACTCACTCACAGTTTAAGAACCTTTCTGTGTCAGGGATCCTGTGATGTTGAGAcctgtgtgtgaggatgtgtggctgtgtgtgagactgtggctGCACGTGACTGTGTCTGTGGGTGAGTTAGTGTGTTTGTGTtactgtatgtgtctgtgtgactgtgtgcatgtttgtgtgggtgtgtttctgtggtAGTCAAGCAGAAGGTGTGATTCCCATTGGAAGGTTAGAGGACAGAAGGAGAGCGAGAACGTAAAGATTTCCTAATGTGTCACATTAATACTGAATCTATGCAGATGCTTCATTTTTGTTAGTGGAGTCATAGATGGACAGCATTAAGAAGGAGTAGGAATAGACCATTTTGTCCCCCAAGTGTGCTCTGCTGTTttgtgagatcatggctgatctgattgtaatctcAAATCTGCATTCTCAGTTACCCCTCTAAACTGcacactgcccccccacccaACTATAATTTCATTAGGAATTTACATATTTCCACCTTAAAATTGTTCAAAGACTGTGCTTCCACCACCCCTTCAGGTAgaaggttagcaaggttagatcacatggaatacagggagaactagccatttggatatagaactggctcaaacgtagaagacaagagggtggtggtggagggttgtttttcagactggaggcctgtgaccagtggagtgccacaaggaccagcgctgggtccactgcttttcgttatttatatacatgatttggatgtgaacgtagaaggtatagttagtaagtttgcagattaaaccaacactggaggtgtagtggagagcgaagaaggtt
This genomic stretch from Hemiscyllium ocellatum isolate sHemOce1 chromosome 34, sHemOce1.pat.X.cur, whole genome shotgun sequence harbors:
- the tert gene encoding telomerase reverse transcriptase, producing MNESRLFGLLASVYPSVRSLQRFIEEISAAAAVTPPALMETSDTGHYRRFISQLIVCVPGEAKAVCRPLTFQQLSAQSDVVLRVIQRICDKRKRNVLSFGYACVNESSFIPIRSAPNICSYQPNPTTVTIKNSILWKTLLSRIGDDVMMYLLEHCSLFMLVPPSCCFQLCGVPIYSLTASGTKLPSTWLRQNPAKHWCSLSLKCVQKKVQFYKGILSKGRKQKERLAGAANGTRAAVSSRQIHRGTRSVPERNPTKRPRLEGVVSRWPSKVTTDVKSLKRCRSDDDAVPLAKRSKGRQPSGWVVGAAVHSTEDLESKSNKPSEITEQSSTPTDRPSNGACEWKGKDSNIDKCEPKGLQYSARVSTREESPGVGYRTQGSAAKAAKVIEEGGIESNRTGYFMCNEAIISSVDPVVAQRENSEQTRPQAKNSMGGHDSVRTGNNPTVADTGEQQKSKEVDQVRIRDSNQGGRFTARIVSNMQICKSTSGKNIDALRQCEGTDSLFPSPLYARQSSQTSTNVKPTKNRRKWATTYIERGNIMYCTNRRERLPNTFILNQLQGFSTGSQRLVQSIFLNSDTFEKKETQVQPNSYWRKKRFPKRYWQMRDIFFRLLGNHKKCPYLQLLTRNCSVNVRKRRKIFGASRVVRNTGSNSFPIRKVDCCSHDVESKANGPIGETIHPTPKQGQLLSKNVKDHNSMRTDPRGHGSAVESNLEERADPLRSLHHLDLWSQTDHLPEAVAMKHEANSKVTVSIDSDRIEGSPGSDIDLLHLLKQHSSPLQVHRFVRECLLRVVPDELWGSNHNKCRFLKNVKKFISLGRFDKFSCSELMWKMRVNDCTWLRLTKVPHFVPASEHQLREEILAKFLVWLMGTYVVQLLKSFFYITETTFMKNMLFYYRKCVWNEVQRIGIWNHLSKVQLQPVLNKDLEQKQQQKALPPPASLRFIPKRNGLRPIVRMRNVAAPQFPGKASSSRKIQRSDSQMKVLFGVLNYECQQNPALMGSSVFGLDDIYKAWKEFVLQSSKAGKLKGNRPYYFVKADVTGAYDTIPHAKLMEVISGILNPRVQESYCIRRYTKVWVDSSGQIQKSFKNQVSTMKDLLPNMKEFVSHLQQEASLQDTILVEQGLILNESSGHVFDYFKQMIENSTIKIGDKYYTQCCGIPQGSLLSTLLCSLCYGDMDKKLLSGIQRDGLMLRLVDDFLLVTPHLECAKNFLRILAAGIPEYGCFISPHKTVVNFALDEDLPGCSKITSLPEHSLFPWCGLLFDTQTLEVYCDYSSYANTSIRSSMTFNCSSEAGKNLRRKLLAVLKLKCHHMFLDLEVSTLRTVTINVYKIFLLQAYRFHACVLRLPFGQRVRNNPSFFLEVISDMAICCYSILKAKNRGISLGFRDAAGPFPYEAAHWLCYQAFTVKLSNHKAVYKCLLGPLRSCRAKLQQILPPDTVQLLQSITHPALHQDFAAILN